A region from the Clostridium beijerinckii genome encodes:
- a CDS encoding aminoglycoside phosphotransferase, whose amino-acid sequence MEYNWERTFPFLEIDKSIVGKLFEGILEEKNIINVIPVNEGCRTTNYIVQTNQARKKYVLKIFFSTEQNYKKEIKLLTKLKENETIPVNKVYKISSDEIIQNKEYAIYEYIEGKTIGQAISEGYVLEETLVRDVAKYLAKIHSYKFNKTGFLDENLNIREELPPLISWYKNFMGDRAQKRLGKNIIEKINSIVKENKKILIQLDEDIRLVHGDFQGTNILVKDNRLSGILDWEFAMAGHPLADIGQFFRYEEYFNKNLIQEFESEYNKNSSYKLIDDWYKVSKLRDLVNLIQLIDLEENMPNKYANIKDIIINNINILK is encoded by the coding sequence TTGGAATATAATTGGGAAAGGACGTTTCCGTTTTTAGAAATTGATAAAAGTATAGTTGGTAAATTATTTGAAGGAATATTAGAAGAAAAAAATATAATTAATGTAATACCAGTAAATGAGGGCTGTAGAACAACAAATTATATTGTTCAAACAAATCAAGCTAGAAAGAAATATGTTTTGAAAATATTTTTTTCAACAGAACAAAACTATAAGAAAGAAATTAAATTATTAACAAAGCTAAAGGAAAATGAAACTATACCTGTCAATAAAGTATATAAAATTAGTAGTGATGAAATTATTCAAAATAAAGAATATGCAATTTATGAATATATAGAAGGAAAGACTATAGGACAAGCTATAAGTGAAGGATATGTATTAGAAGAAACACTTGTTAGAGATGTAGCAAAATATTTAGCTAAAATACATAGTTATAAATTTAATAAAACAGGATTTCTAGATGAAAATTTGAATATAAGAGAAGAATTACCTCCACTTATTTCATGGTATAAAAATTTCATGGGGGATAGAGCTCAAAAGCGTTTAGGCAAGAATATTATAGAAAAAATTAATAGCATAGTTAAGGAAAATAAAAAGATATTAATTCAATTAGATGAAGATATTAGGTTGGTTCATGGAGATTTCCAAGGGACTAACATATTAGTAAAAGATAATAGATTGTCTGGAATTTTAGATTGGGAGTTTGCAATGGCTGGACACCCATTGGCTGATATAGGACAGTTTTTCAGATATGAAGAATATTTTAATAAAAACTTAATACAGGAATTTGAAAGTGAATACAATAAAAACTCAAGTTATAAGCTCATTGATGATTGGTATAAGGTAAGTAAACTCCGCGATTTAGTAAATTTAATTCAATTAATTGATTTAGAAGAGAACATGCCCAATAAATATGCAAATATAAAAGATATAATAATTAACAATATAAATATATTAAAATAA
- a CDS encoding transcriptional regulator, whose product MKRIEAIIRPSKLEDIKEALKNSNINGVTISQVMGCGQQRGWKEYHRGTEITTNVLPKIEVKIVVEDDKVEDVIELITSIARTGEVGDGKIFIIDITECIRIRTGERGSSAL is encoded by the coding sequence ATGAAAAGAATAGAAGCAATTATAAGACCTTCAAAGCTTGAGGATATTAAAGAAGCATTGAAAAATAGTAATATAAATGGAGTAACTATCAGTCAAGTTATGGGGTGTGGACAACAACGTGGCTGGAAGGAATATCATAGGGGCACTGAAATAACAACTAATGTATTACCTAAGATAGAAGTTAAGATAGTTGTTGAAGATGATAAGGTTGAAGATGTTATTGAATTAATTACATCAATTGCTAGAACTGGAGAAGTCGGTGATGGAAAGATATTTATCATTGATATTACAGAATGTATAAGAATTAGAACCGGTGAAAGAGGATCTTCTGCATTATAA
- a CDS encoding phosphohydrolase: MTDKETFLKIEKHLLNDDKPSIYLYELLKAGELDKYPFSMIKDLQSVDQNPKFHPEGNVFIHTMMVVDEGAKNKEKSNDKRALMWTLLLHDIGKKPTTKLRNGRLTSYNHESVGADMTKEFLTYFNEEENFISKVTALVKWHMQSLFVTKNMKFQNIRNMLEDVDINEIVLVSLSDRLGRGNLDSTDINNTRIEINKFEEKISNFCKDK, encoded by the coding sequence ATGACTGATAAAGAGACTTTTTTAAAAATAGAGAAACATTTACTTAATGATGATAAGCCATCTATTTATTTATATGAATTATTAAAGGCTGGTGAACTTGATAAATATCCGTTCTCCATGATTAAAGATTTACAGAGTGTTGACCAAAACCCAAAGTTCCATCCAGAAGGGAACGTATTTATTCATACAATGATGGTTGTTGATGAAGGAGCAAAAAATAAAGAAAAAAGTAATGATAAAAGGGCACTTATGTGGACACTTTTATTGCATGATATAGGCAAGAAGCCAACAACTAAGTTGAGAAATGGACGATTAACTTCATATAATCACGAAAGTGTAGGTGCAGATATGACTAAAGAATTTCTAACGTACTTTAATGAAGAAGAAAATTTTATATCTAAAGTAACAGCACTTGTAAAATGGCATATGCAGAGTTTATTTGTAACAAAAAACATGAAATTTCAGAATATAAGAAATATGTTAGAAGACGTTGATATTAATGAAATAGTGTTAGTTTCACTTTCAGATAGACTAGGTAGAGGTAATTTAGATAGCACGGACATTAATAATACACGAATTGAAATAAATAAATTTGAAGAAAAGATAAGTAATTTTTGTAAAGATAAATAA
- a CDS encoding PTS sugar transporter subunit IIA → MKRIDKIYDYIFQASKLFDKNKLLAQKGFSAQEIGDTLDILRNNVSKELNTLCRQKKIIKIKNRPVLYFHRKCLEHILFIKLPESLEEISDINSLTSTPNGLIEDQSPFNYLIGANTSLKNQIEQAKAALLYPPNGLHTLIVGSTGVGKSLFANIMYEYSKYIKKLPEDAPFVVFNCADYANNPQLLLSYIFGHIKGAFTGAEKEKDGIVSKANGGILFLDEIHRLPPEGQEMVFYFMDTGTYNKLGETDRARKANVLLIGATTEDPNSTLLKTFVRRIPISIAIPDFDERPIDDQIHLIHFLISKEAQRVNKTIRISAEAIKALIGSTSYGNVGQLKSNIQLACAKGFLNCMNTDEPIDINLKLLPPNIKNGLLTLGNKINENATAWNIIPNTITIPPDDNKTFWEIDAYEPPFNIYSIIEDKTSALQEEGMNEDEIKNFITTDINLQLKQFYARFKNDTHRREGLLKIVDSDIVDFAEEIKTLAENRLNKKLNERFIYATSLHFSALFNRIKKKTVSFSSPIELSSTINSKEYVVAKEIHALIEQRYNLIIPPVEIEYLALLLTSIQESSHQERVGIVVAAHGSSTATSMVAVAKKLFDADNILAVDMPLEMTPSDILETVIEKVKTVDEGKGVLLLVDMGSLNTFGDLITEKTGILTKSIDMVSTPLVLEAVRKCSLCDTDLNSVYSYLLTDFRGYTNKLISDEVSNSDVTGAGVVVTICSTGKGTAIKLKDLVQDIIDNITTDNINILPIGLNNLSKSITHIAKSNKIIALIGIVNPNMGIPFISLENLIDGSGEKVLKNLIEGKTIIVSNNKTQNQIVLKNLCKQSLREILTFLNPEKICSLLEDFVIVIEKSLCINYDNSHKLRIMLHVACALERMILNDGLEYKESPDTLNKNSLIALNKASLIFKNSLSISLTNDEIYYMVDILNEY, encoded by the coding sequence GTGAAGCGTATTGATAAAATTTATGATTATATTTTTCAAGCATCTAAACTTTTTGATAAAAATAAACTCTTAGCCCAGAAAGGGTTTAGTGCACAAGAAATTGGAGATACTCTAGATATATTAAGAAATAATGTTTCAAAAGAGCTTAATACTCTTTGTAGACAAAAGAAAATAATTAAAATTAAAAATAGACCTGTTCTCTATTTTCACAGAAAATGCCTTGAACATATATTATTTATCAAATTACCTGAAAGTTTAGAAGAAATATCAGATATTAATTCTTTAACTAGCACACCAAATGGACTTATTGAAGACCAATCACCATTTAATTATTTAATCGGTGCTAACACAAGCTTAAAAAATCAAATTGAGCAAGCCAAGGCAGCTTTATTATATCCACCAAATGGATTACATACATTGATAGTCGGTAGTACAGGTGTTGGTAAAAGTTTATTTGCTAATATTATGTATGAATATTCTAAATATATAAAAAAATTGCCTGAAGACGCCCCCTTTGTTGTTTTTAATTGTGCTGACTATGCTAACAATCCACAACTTCTTTTATCTTATATTTTCGGGCATATTAAAGGTGCTTTTACAGGTGCTGAAAAAGAGAAAGATGGTATTGTTTCAAAGGCTAATGGAGGTATTCTATTTCTAGATGAAATACATAGGCTACCCCCAGAAGGACAGGAAATGGTATTCTATTTTATGGATACAGGAACATATAATAAACTTGGTGAAACAGATCGTGCACGTAAGGCTAATGTATTATTAATAGGTGCGACTACAGAAGATCCAAATTCTACTTTACTTAAAACGTTTGTGCGAAGAATTCCTATATCAATAGCTATTCCTGATTTTGATGAAAGACCTATTGATGATCAAATTCACTTGATACACTTCTTAATCTCAAAAGAAGCTCAAAGAGTTAATAAAACAATAAGAATTTCAGCAGAAGCCATTAAGGCTTTAATAGGTAGTACTTCTTATGGAAATGTTGGGCAACTAAAATCTAATATTCAATTAGCTTGTGCAAAAGGATTTTTAAACTGTATGAATACAGATGAACCAATTGATATAAACTTAAAATTACTGCCACCTAATATAAAAAATGGACTTCTTACTTTGGGTAATAAAATCAATGAGAATGCAACAGCATGGAATATAATTCCCAATACAATAACTATTCCTCCTGATGATAATAAGACTTTTTGGGAAATTGACGCTTATGAACCACCTTTTAATATTTATAGTATTATTGAAGATAAAACTTCTGCTCTTCAGGAAGAGGGTATGAATGAAGATGAAATTAAAAACTTTATAACTACTGATATTAACCTTCAGTTAAAGCAATTCTATGCTCGATTTAAAAATGATACTCACCGTAGAGAAGGTTTGCTTAAGATTGTTGACAGCGATATTGTCGATTTTGCTGAAGAAATAAAAACTCTAGCTGAAAATAGATTAAATAAAAAACTAAATGAAAGATTTATTTATGCAACAAGCCTTCATTTTAGCGCATTATTTAATCGAATTAAGAAAAAGACTGTTTCTTTTTCATCGCCTATTGAATTATCATCGACCATTAATAGTAAAGAATATGTAGTTGCTAAAGAAATTCACGCATTAATAGAACAGCGTTATAACTTAATAATTCCACCTGTTGAAATTGAGTATCTTGCATTACTTTTGACTTCAATTCAAGAATCCTCGCATCAAGAAAGAGTAGGTATTGTTGTAGCTGCCCATGGTTCAAGCACTGCTACAAGTATGGTTGCCGTAGCTAAAAAACTTTTTGATGCTGATAATATTTTAGCCGTTGATATGCCACTTGAGATGACTCCTTCTGATATATTAGAGACTGTAATTGAAAAGGTTAAAACAGTTGATGAGGGTAAAGGAGTACTTCTTTTAGTAGATATGGGTTCCTTAAATACTTTTGGTGACCTTATTACAGAAAAGACTGGAATTCTCACTAAAAGCATTGATATGGTATCTACTCCATTAGTGTTAGAAGCTGTTAGAAAGTGTTCTCTTTGTGATACAGATTTAAATTCTGTTTATTCATATTTACTTACTGATTTTAGAGGATATACTAACAAACTTATTTCTGATGAAGTTTCTAATTCTGATGTTACTGGTGCTGGTGTTGTTGTTACTATTTGTTCTACTGGTAAAGGTACAGCTATTAAACTGAAAGATTTAGTTCAAGATATTATTGATAATATCACTACAGATAATATTAATATACTTCCTATTGGATTAAATAACTTAAGTAAATCTATTACCCATATAGCTAAAAGTAATAAAATAATAGCGCTTATTGGTATTGTAAATCCTAATATGGGAATTCCATTTATATCATTAGAAAATTTAATTGATGGATCTGGCGAAAAAGTATTGAAAAATTTAATTGAAGGAAAAACTATCATTGTTTCTAATAATAAAACCCAAAATCAAATAGTTCTAAAAAATCTTTGCAAACAAAGCCTTAGAGAGATTTTAACATTTCTTAACCCTGAGAAAATATGCTCGTTATTAGAAGACTTTGTTATCGTTATTGAAAAATCTTTATGTATAAATTATGATAATTCCCATAAATTGAGAATTATGCTACATGTTGCTTGTGCCTTAGAAAGAATGATTTTAAATGATGGTTTAGAGTATAAGGAATCTCCTGATACTCTAAATAAAAACAGTTTAATTGCCTTAAATAAAGCTAGCTTAATATTTAAGAATTCATTATCTATATCATTAACTAATGATGAAATATATTATATGGTTGATATACTTAATGAGTATTAG
- a CDS encoding PTS mannose/fructose/sorbose transporter subunit IIC (catalyzes the phosphorylation of incoming sugar substrates concomitant with their translocation across the cell membrane; the IIC domain forms the PTS system translocation channel and contains the specific substrate-binding site), with protein MNTLQIILIFIIACVAGMGSVLDEFQTHRPLIACTLIGLVLGDLKTGIIIGGTLEMMALGWMNIGAAMAPDAALASVVSTILVIAGKQDVSAGIAIAIPIAAAGQVLTILARTITVFFQHQADRAVQNGDLKIIDLCHIGALLVQALRVSIPAVIVAMFVGTDIVQNMLASIPDIITGGLRVGGGVVVVVGYAMVINMMEAKHLMPFFFLGFVVAAIANLNLVALGVIGTVAAVIYIQLSPKFNAIAVATTSASSSDEDDEL; from the coding sequence ATTAACACATTACAAATTATTCTTATTTTCATAATCGCATGTGTTGCTGGTATGGGTAGTGTTCTTGATGAATTTCAAACTCATAGACCATTAATCGCATGTACATTAATCGGACTTGTTTTAGGAGACTTAAAAACCGGAATTATAATTGGTGGTACACTAGAAATGATGGCTCTTGGCTGGATGAACATCGGTGCTGCAATGGCTCCAGATGCTGCTTTAGCTAGTGTTGTTTCTACTATTCTAGTAATTGCTGGTAAGCAAGATGTAAGTGCTGGTATCGCAATTGCAATTCCAATTGCTGCAGCTGGTCAAGTATTAACTATACTTGCTAGAACTATTACTGTGTTTTTCCAACATCAAGCAGATAGAGCTGTTCAAAACGGAGATCTTAAAATAATTGATCTTTGTCATATCGGCGCTTTATTAGTCCAAGCTTTACGTGTATCTATTCCTGCTGTAATCGTTGCTATGTTTGTTGGTACTGACATTGTTCAAAACATGTTAGCATCTATACCTGACATTATAACTGGCGGACTTAGAGTTGGTGGCGGTGTTGTAGTTGTAGTCGGATACGCAATGGTTATTAATATGATGGAAGCAAAGCATTTAATGCCATTCTTCTTCTTAGGATTTGTTGTTGCTGCAATTGCTAACTTAAACTTAGTTGCTTTAGGTGTAATTGGAACTGTAGCTGCTGTAATCTACATTCAATTAAGCCCTAAATTCAATGCAATTGCTGTTGCTACTACATCTGCTTCATCTAGTGATGAAGACGATGAACTATAG
- a CDS encoding PTS fructose transporter subunit IIB — MKIALARIDDRLIHGQVVTVWSKETKCQRIIVCNDDVANDEIRRTLLTQVAPPGVQSSVVGIEKAIRVINNPKYENDIVLLLFTNPTDVLRLVEAGIDIKTVNIGGMSFKEGKTQLTTAVSVNDQDVKAFKSLNDKNIELEIRKVASDSKSFIMKLIDKM; from the coding sequence ATGAAAATTGCATTAGCAAGAATTGATGACAGATTAATACATGGACAAGTGGTTACAGTATGGTCAAAGGAAACAAAATGCCAAAGAATCATTGTATGTAACGATGATGTAGCAAATGATGAAATAAGAAGAACTTTATTAACTCAAGTGGCACCTCCAGGTGTTCAATCTTCTGTAGTTGGTATAGAAAAGGCAATTAGAGTTATTAATAACCCTAAATATGAAAATGATATTGTATTACTTCTTTTCACTAATCCTACAGATGTTCTTAGATTAGTTGAAGCTGGAATTGATATTAAAACTGTTAATATCGGAGGAATGTCTTTTAAAGAAGGTAAGACTCAATTGACTACAGCTGTTTCAGTTAATGATCAAGATGTTAAAGCATTTAAATCATTAAATGATAAGAATATAGAATTAGAAATAAGAAAAGTTGCTTCTGATTCAAAATCCTTTATTATGAAGTTAATAGATAAAATGTAG
- a CDS encoding PTS mannose transporter subunit IID — MSKELEKKLTKSDITSMFIRSNLHQGSWNYERMQALGYCFAMVPVIKRLYTGDERKKAIKRHLEFFNTQPFVTAPILGVTAAMEEQKANGADIDDGAINGLKIGLMGPLAGVGDPIFWGTLRPVAAALGASIALTGSILGPILFFLIFNIVRLAIRYYGVSYGYSKGTTIVADMAGGKLQKLTEGASILGLFVMGALVNRWTSINVPIVVSTIAKADGTTVVTTVQTILDSLLPGLLPLLATFACMKLLKMKINAVWIILGIFILGIIFYGLGWMA; from the coding sequence ATGAGTAAAGAATTAGAAAAAAAACTTACCAAAAGTGACATTACAAGCATGTTCATTCGTTCAAATCTTCACCAAGGTTCATGGAATTATGAGAGAATGCAAGCTTTAGGATATTGTTTCGCAATGGTTCCAGTAATCAAGAGATTGTATACTGGTGATGAAAGAAAGAAAGCTATTAAGAGACATCTTGAGTTTTTTAATACACAACCATTTGTTACTGCTCCAATCTTAGGCGTTACAGCAGCTATGGAAGAACAAAAAGCTAATGGTGCTGACATTGATGACGGTGCTATTAATGGTCTTAAGATAGGTTTAATGGGACCTCTTGCAGGTGTTGGTGATCCAATATTCTGGGGTACATTAAGGCCAGTTGCTGCTGCTTTAGGTGCTTCAATAGCATTAACAGGTAGTATACTTGGACCAATATTATTCTTTTTAATATTTAATATAGTTCGTCTTGCAATCAGATACTATGGAGTTAGCTATGGTTATAGCAAAGGAACTACTATCGTTGCAGATATGGCTGGTGGTAAACTTCAAAAGTTAACAGAAGGTGCTTCAATCCTTGGATTATTTGTAATGGGTGCTCTTGTTAACAGATGGACATCTATTAATGTTCCAATAGTTGTTTCAACTATTGCTAAAGCAGATGGAACAACAGTTGTTACAACTGTACAAACAATCTTAGATTCTCTATTACCAGGATTACTTCCATTATTAGCTACATTCGCATGTATGAAGTTGCTTAAGATGAAGATTAATGCAGTTTGGATTATCCTTGGAATATTCATTCTTGGTATTATATTCTACGGATTAGGATGGATGGCATAA
- a CDS encoding ammonia permease has translation MEINLGDSAFILVCSALVFVMTPGLAFFYAGMVRRKNVLNTLMSSFFICGLASVMWVLIGYSLSFGNDFHGIIGGLNFFGMVGVGAEPNAAYASNIPQLLFAAFQMMFAIITPALITGSLVGRMKFSALFIFVALWSLLVYYPLAHMVWGDGGLIRALGAVDFAGGNVVHISSGISGLVACIMLGKRRGHGMMSYRPHNIPFVILGAALLWFGWFGFNAGSALGAGPLAVQAFMTTNTSAAAAMLSWMLIEKIKHGKPTILGTATGAVVGLVAITPGAGFVPLWASIIIGIVVSPICFFFMEKVKAKFGYDDALDAFGCHGVGGIWGGIATGLFGQTTINSAAQWNGLFFGDVKLLIAQIMSILITIVFASVMTFLIIKVIKLFMDIRVESSEEADGLDVAEHGETAYPAFNGLD, from the coding sequence ATGGAGATTAATTTAGGCGATAGTGCTTTTATATTGGTTTGCTCGGCACTTGTATTTGTAATGACACCAGGGCTTGCATTTTTTTATGCTGGGATGGTTAGAAGGAAAAATGTTTTAAACACATTAATGTCTTCATTTTTTATATGTGGATTGGCATCAGTAATGTGGGTTTTAATAGGATATTCGTTATCCTTTGGAAATGATTTTCATGGAATAATTGGCGGATTAAATTTCTTTGGTATGGTAGGTGTAGGTGCTGAACCTAATGCAGCATATGCAAGTAATATACCTCAATTACTTTTCGCAGCATTTCAAATGATGTTTGCAATAATTACACCAGCACTTATAACTGGTTCTCTAGTAGGAAGAATGAAATTTTCAGCATTATTTATATTTGTAGCACTATGGTCACTATTGGTATATTATCCATTAGCTCATATGGTATGGGGAGATGGTGGATTAATAAGAGCTTTAGGAGCTGTTGATTTTGCAGGGGGTAATGTAGTTCATATAAGTTCTGGTATTTCAGGACTTGTAGCATGTATAATGTTAGGTAAAAGACGTGGACATGGTATGATGTCATATAGACCTCATAATATTCCGTTTGTAATTCTTGGAGCAGCATTACTTTGGTTTGGATGGTTTGGATTTAATGCAGGTAGTGCATTAGGAGCTGGTCCACTTGCAGTGCAAGCTTTTATGACAACAAATACTTCAGCAGCAGCAGCAATGCTTTCATGGATGCTAATTGAAAAAATAAAACATGGGAAACCAACAATACTTGGAACTGCAACAGGAGCAGTAGTGGGGTTAGTTGCAATTACACCAGGGGCAGGTTTTGTTCCACTTTGGGCATCCATTATAATAGGTATAGTAGTATCTCCGATCTGCTTCTTCTTTATGGAAAAAGTAAAAGCTAAATTTGGATACGATGATGCACTTGATGCTTTCGGATGTCATGGAGTTGGTGGAATTTGGGGAGGTATTGCAACTGGATTATTTGGACAAACAACAATTAACTCTGCAGCACAATGGAATGGTCTTTTCTTTGGAGATGTTAAACTTTTAATTGCACAAATAATGAGTATTTTAATAACAATAGTATTTGCAAGTGTTATGACATTCTTAATTATAAAAGTTATAAAGTTATTTATGGATATCAGAGTTGAAAGTTCAGAGGAAGCCGATGGACTTGATGTAGCAGAGCATGGTGAAACAGCTTATCCTGCATTTAACGGTTTAGATTAG
- a CDS encoding PTS mannose transporter subunit IID: MIALIISTHGSFSEELVKSSEMIFGAQTNVGVVTFKPGEGTDNLVDKYNKLINELNCTDGVLFMVDLFGGSPFNAASILALKNDNMEIVTGINLPMLLEVFGSRDFSSLSELVAIAQSAGKESIKQLVKQIDTDLEEDDL; encoded by the coding sequence GTGATCGCATTAATTATAAGTACTCATGGAAGTTTTTCTGAAGAGCTTGTTAAATCGTCAGAAATGATTTTTGGTGCTCAAACAAACGTTGGTGTTGTAACATTTAAACCAGGTGAAGGTACAGATAATTTAGTAGATAAATATAATAAACTTATAAATGAATTAAATTGCACTGATGGAGTTTTATTTATGGTAGACCTTTTTGGTGGAAGTCCATTTAATGCAGCCAGTATACTTGCATTAAAAAATGATAACATGGAAATTGTAACAGGAATTAATCTTCCAATGTTATTAGAAGTTTTTGGTAGCAGAGATTTTTCAAGTCTTTCTGAATTAGTAGCAATTGCACAAAGTGCTGGTAAAGAATCAATAAAACAATTAGTAAAACAAATAGACACAGATTTAGAGGAGGATGATTTATAA
- a CDS encoding DUF1540 domain-containing protein: MEVDANSSIKCSVDQCQYHAQAKNYCTLQEIKVGTHETNPTKIECTDCESFKVK; encoded by the coding sequence ATAGAAGTGGATGCAAATTCATCTATAAAATGTTCAGTTGACCAATGTCAATATCATGCACAAGCAAAGAATTATTGTACATTACAAGAAATCAAAGTAGGTACACATGAAACAAATCCAACTAAAATTGAATGTACAGATTGTGAGTCATTTAAAGTAAAATAG